From the Ctenopharyngodon idella isolate HZGC_01 chromosome 3, HZGC01, whole genome shotgun sequence genome, one window contains:
- the LOC127510059 gene encoding H-2 class I histocompatibility antigen, Q10 alpha chain-like — protein MCTSVATKIFTLLCVFLLDGTLPSVQAEKHSLYYIYTALSKPVNLPGIYEFTAMGLLDGTQIDYYNSKEKRKIPTQPWMKEKMQEDYWEKGTQSRKSKEQWFNVNVQILMNRMRDNESDLHVLQWRHGCEVEQQGDEVKFLKGIDEYSYDGENFLSFDDKESQWVASVDAALPTKRKWDNVPILNQYTKGYLEKECVDWLNKFREYRDEELRNSSPPQVHVFASITSGKSKLKLTCMATGFYPKDMMMTIRKYRESLPEDEIESTGIRPNHDGSFQMRKSVEIKKEERADYDCFVFHSSLKEPIINKWKLI, from the exons ATGTGCACGAGTGTAGCAACAAAGATCTTTACTCtgctttgtgtttttcttcttgACGGGACTTTGCCTTCAGTTCAAGCAG AGAAACACTCGCTGTATTACATTTACACAGCCTTGTCTAAACCTGTGAATCTGCCGGGCATCTATGAATTCACTGCTATGGGTCTGCTGGACGGCACACAGATCGATTATTACAATagtaaagaaaagagaaagattcCCACACAGCCCTGGATGAAAGAAAAAATGCAGGAGGATTACTGGGAAAAAGGCACTCAGTCCAGAAAGAGTAAAGAACAGTGGTTTAATGTGAACGTCCAGATTCTGATGAACCGCATGAGAGACAATGAATCAG ATCTCCATGTTCTTCAGTGGAGACACGGTTGTGAAGTTGAGCAGCAGGGAGATGAAGTGAAGTTTCTCAAAGGCATTGATGAGTACAGCTATGATGGAGAAAACTTCTTGTCTTTTGATGATAAAGAGTCTCAATGGGTCGCCTCAGTTGATGCAGCTCTACCAACCAAGAGAAAATGGGACAATGTGCCAATCCTAAACCAATACACCAAAGGATACCTGGAGAAAGAGTGTGTGGACTGGCTCAACAAATTCAGAGAATATAGAGACGAGGAGCTCAGAAACAGCT CTCCTCCACAGGTTCATGTGTTTGCAAGCATCACTAGCGGT AAATCCAAGCTGAAACTCACCTGTATGGCCACTGGTTTCTACCCCAAAGACATGATGATGACCATTAGGAAATATCGCGAATCTCTGCCTGAAGATGAGATTGAATCCACAGGAATCAGACCAAACCATGATGGATCCTTCCAGATGAGGAAGAGTGTGGAGATCAAGAAGGAGGAAAGAGCAGATtatgattgttttgttttccatagTTCCCTCAAAGAACCAATTATCAACAAGTGGAAATTGATTTAA
- the LOC127509878 gene encoding zinc finger protein 845-like isoform X2 — protein sequence MIKEEEESEELSEVEEKHHVKPGEKPLSCSKTKKTFLKKRRTKKSFTCTQCGKSFTTKQSRDVHMRIHTGERPFTCDQCGKSLLTKQSLDVHMRIHTGERPFTCGQCGKSFTTKQSLNFHMRVHTGEKPFTCDQCGKRISSNRNLEIHMRIHTGEKPYVCSQCGNSFTSKHSLDVHFRVHTGEKPFTCDQCGKSFSNNRNLEIHMRTHTGEKPFACDQCGKTFIGSSNLKKHLTVHTKEKPYSCSVCGKSFSRRQSLQKHQKIHTDVREYMCFEGGKTFISGSDFKKHQRIHTGEKHYKCSDNDKKISLSSSLKTHKRIHMGEKHYKCSHCDKRFSDSSSLKRHEMIHTGEKHYKCSHCDKRFNVSANLKTHERIHTGEKPYKCSHCDMKFNVSSNLKTHERIHTEEKPYKCSHCDKRFSLSLSLKRHERIHTGEKYFKCSHCDKRFSQSSHLKRHEMIHMGEKLYKCSYCDKRFNVSANLKTHERIHTGEKHFKCSHCDMRFNVSSNLKTHERIHTGEKPYKCSHCDKRFSLSSHLKRHERIHTGEKHFKCSHCDKRFSDSSSLKRHERIHTGEKHFKCSHCDKRFNVSANLKTHERIHTGEKHFKCSHCDKRFSVSSNLKTHERIHTGEKHYKCSHCDMRFSVSSNLKTHERIHTGEKHYKCSHCDKRFSLSSSLKKHERIHSREKPRV from the coding sequence ATGATtaaagaggaggaggaaagTGAAGAATTGAGTGAAGTGGAGGAGAAACATCATGTCAaacctggagaaaaacctttgaGTTGCTCAAAgactaaaaagacatttttaaagaaaagaagaacCAAGAAATCTTTcacctgcactcagtgtggaaagagtttcacaaccAAACAGAGTCGTGATGTTCACATGagaatccacactggagagagaccattcacatgtgatcagtgtggaaagagtttatTAACCAAACAGAGTCTTGATGTTCACATGagaatccacactggagagagaccGTTCACATGtggtcagtgtggaaagagtttcacaaccAAACAAAGTCTTAAttttcacatgagagttcatactggtgagaagccgttcacatgcgatcagtgtggaaagagaaTCTCAAGCAATCGTAATCTTGAGAttcacatgaggatccacactggagagaagccgtatgTATGCAGTCAATGTGGAAACAGTTTCACATCCAAACACAGTCTTGATGTTCACTTtagagttcatactggagagaagccattcacatgtgaccagtgtggaaagagcttctCAAACAATCGTAATCTTGAGATTCACATGAGGACCCACACCGGAGAGAAACCATTCGcatgtgatcaatgtggcaAAACATTTATTGGGTCATCAAACCTGAAGAAACACCTGACAGTTCATACGAAGGAGAAGCCATattcatgttctgtgtgtggaaagagtttttcacggCGGCAAAGTTTACAAAAACATCAGAAAATACATACTGATGTGAGAGAGTACATGTGCTTTGAGGGTGGGAAGACTTTTATTTCAGGGAGCGATTTTAAAAAACACCAGAGAATTCACACCGGAGAAAAACATTACAAGTGTTCAGACAACGACAAAAAAATTAGTCTTTCATCATCTCTGAAAACACACAAGAGGATCCACATGGGAGAAAAAcattacaagtgttcacactgtgacaagagattcagtgatTCATCATCTCTGAAAAGACATGAGATGATCCACACGGGAGAAAAAcattacaagtgttcacactgtgacaagagattcaatgTGTCAGcaaatctgaaaacacatgagaggatccacactggagaaaaaccttacaagtgttcacactgtgacatgAAATTCAATGTGTCATcaaatctgaaaacacatgagaggatccacactgaagaaaaaccttacaagtgttcacactgtgacaagagattcagtctgTCATTATCTCTGAAaagacatgagaggatccacacaggagaaaaatatttcaagtgttcacactgtgacaagagattcagtcagtCATCACATCTGAAAAGACATGAGATGATCCACATGGGAGAAAAACTTTACAAATGTTCatactgtgacaagagattcaatgTGTCAGcaaatctgaaaacacatgagaggatccacactggagaaaaacatttcaagtgttcacactgtgacatgAGATTCAATGTGTCATcaaatctgaaaacacatgagaggatccacactggagaaaaaccttacaagtgttcacactgtgacaagagattcagtctgTCATCACATCTGAAaagacatgagaggatccacacaggagaaaaacatttcaagtgttcacactgtgacaagagattcagtgattcatcatctctgaaaagacatgagaggatccacacgggagaaaaacatttcaagtgttcacactgtgacaagagattcaatgTGTCAGcaaatctgaaaacacatgagaggatccacactggagaaaaacatttcaagtgttcacactgtgacaagagattcagtgtgtcatcaaatctgaaaacacatgagaggatccacactggagaaaaacattacaagtgttcacactgtgacatgAGATTCAGTGTGTCATcaaatctgaaaacacatgagaggatccacactggagaaaaacattacaagtgttcacactgtgacaagagattcagtctgTCATCGTCTCTGAAAaaacatgagaggatccacagcaGAGAGAAGCCACGTGTGTAA
- the LOC127510057 gene encoding zinc finger protein 501-like, with product MSDPEPCRMKHTEDTEEQRDMIKEEEEGEELSEVEEKHHVKPGEKPLSCSKTKKTFLKKKRDKKSTTCTQCGKSFLTKQSFDVHMRIHTGERPFPCDQCGKSFTSKRNLERHMRIHTGEKPFTCDQCGKSFTQKGNLKKHMRIHTGEKPYVCSQCGNSFKNKHSLDVHMTIHTGEKPITCDQCGKGFTNNHNPEIHMRIHTGEKPFICDQCGKKNLSASDLKKHLTVHTKETHQKIHTGVIEFMCFECEKIFISVSNLKRHQRIHTGEKPYKCSQCDKRFIYSAHLKRHGRIHTGEKPYKCSHCDKRFSVSASLKTHERIHTGEKPYKCSYCDKRFSDSSHLKRHERIHSGEKHYKCSYCDKMFNRTTNLKRHERIHSREKLHTCVRLDKLEDRATL from the exons atgagtgatccagaaccctgcagaatgaaacacactgaagatactgaagaacaaagag ATATGAttaaagaggaggaggaaggtgAAGAATTGAGTGAAGTGGAGGAGAAACATCATGTCAaacctggagaaaaacctttgaGTTGCTCAAAgactaaaaagacatttttaaagaaaaaaagagacaagaaATCTACaacctgcactcagtgtggaaagagtttcttaACCAAACAAAGTTTTGATGTTCACATGagaatccacactggagagagaccGTTCCcatgtgatcaatgtggaaagagtttcacaagCAAACGTAATCTTGAGCGtcacatgaggatccacactggagagaagccgttcacatgtgatcaatgtggaaagagcttCACACAAAAAGGAAATCTTAAGAAacacatgaggatccacactggagagaagccgtatgTATGCAGTCAATGTGGAAacagtttcaaaaacaaacatagtCTTGATGTTCACATGacgatccacactggagagaagccgatcacatgtgatcagtgtgggaaaGGTTTCACAAACAATCATAATCCTGAGAttcacatgaggatccacactggagagaagccgttcatatgtgatcaatgtggcaaaaaaaatcttagtgcATCAGACCTGAAGAAACATCTGACAGTTCATACGAAGGAGACACATCAGAAAATACATACTGGTGTGATAGAGTTCATGTGCTTTGAGTGTgagaagatttttatttcagtgagCAATTTAAAACGGCAccagagaattcacactggagaaaaaccttacaagtgttcacaatgtgacaagagattcattTATTCAGCACATCTGAAAAGACATgggaggatccacactggagaaaaaccttacaagtgttcacactgtgacaagagattcagtgtgTCAGCatctctgaaaacacatgagaggatccacactggagaaaaaccttacaagtgttcatactgtgacaagagattcagtgatTCATCACATCTGAAAAGACACGAGAGAATTCACAGTGGAGAAAAACATTACAAGTGTTCATACTGTGACAAGATGTTCAATCGTACAACAAATCTGAAAAGACATGAGAGAATCCACAGCAGAGAGAAGCTGCACACATGTGTAAGACTGGATAAACTGGAAGATAGGGCTACTCTctga
- the LOC127509878 gene encoding zinc finger protein 845-like isoform X1, with protein sequence MTEIPVMTSTDNNMQKEIICVLQAMSDMIKEEEESKELSEVEEKHHVKPGEKPTCTQCGNGFTTKQHLELHMRIHTDMIKEEEESEELSEVEEKHHVKPGEKPLSCSKTKKTFLKKRRTKKSFTCTQCGKSFTTKQSRDVHMRIHTGERPFTCDQCGKSLLTKQSLDVHMRIHTGERPFTCGQCGKSFTTKQSLNFHMRVHTGEKPFTCDQCGKRISSNRNLEIHMRIHTGEKPYVCSQCGNSFTSKHSLDVHFRVHTGEKPFTCDQCGKSFSNNRNLEIHMRTHTGEKPFACDQCGKTFIGSSNLKKHLTVHTKEKPYSCSVCGKSFSRRQSLQKHQKIHTDVREYMCFEGGKTFISGSDFKKHQRIHTGEKHYKCSDNDKKISLSSSLKTHKRIHMGEKHYKCSHCDKRFSDSSSLKRHEMIHTGEKHYKCSHCDKRFNVSANLKTHERIHTGEKPYKCSHCDMKFNVSSNLKTHERIHTEEKPYKCSHCDKRFSLSLSLKRHERIHTGEKYFKCSHCDKRFSQSSHLKRHEMIHMGEKLYKCSYCDKRFNVSANLKTHERIHTGEKHFKCSHCDMRFNVSSNLKTHERIHTGEKPYKCSHCDKRFSLSSHLKRHERIHTGEKHFKCSHCDKRFSDSSSLKRHERIHTGEKHFKCSHCDKRFNVSANLKTHERIHTGEKHFKCSHCDKRFSVSSNLKTHERIHTGEKHYKCSHCDMRFSVSSNLKTHERIHTGEKHYKCSHCDKRFSLSSSLKKHERIHSREKPRV encoded by the exons ATGACAGAAATCCCTGTCATGACATCCACCGATAATAACATGCAGAAGGAGattatctgtgttcttcaagccATGTCAG aTATGAttaaagaggaggaggagagtaaagaactgagtgaagtggaggagaaacatcatgtcaaacctggagaaaaaccaacctgcactcagtgtggaaacgGCTTCACAACCAAACAACATCTTGAGcttcacatgagaattcatactg ATATGATtaaagaggaggaggaaagTGAAGAATTGAGTGAAGTGGAGGAGAAACATCATGTCAaacctggagaaaaacctttgaGTTGCTCAAAgactaaaaagacatttttaaagaaaagaagaacCAAGAAATCTTTcacctgcactcagtgtggaaagagtttcacaaccAAACAGAGTCGTGATGTTCACATGagaatccacactggagagagaccattcacatgtgatcagtgtggaaagagtttatTAACCAAACAGAGTCTTGATGTTCACATGagaatccacactggagagagaccGTTCACATGtggtcagtgtggaaagagtttcacaaccAAACAAAGTCTTAAttttcacatgagagttcatactggtgagaagccgttcacatgcgatcagtgtggaaagagaaTCTCAAGCAATCGTAATCTTGAGAttcacatgaggatccacactggagagaagccgtatgTATGCAGTCAATGTGGAAACAGTTTCACATCCAAACACAGTCTTGATGTTCACTTtagagttcatactggagagaagccattcacatgtgaccagtgtggaaagagcttctCAAACAATCGTAATCTTGAGATTCACATGAGGACCCACACCGGAGAGAAACCATTCGcatgtgatcaatgtggcaAAACATTTATTGGGTCATCAAACCTGAAGAAACACCTGACAGTTCATACGAAGGAGAAGCCATattcatgttctgtgtgtggaaagagtttttcacggCGGCAAAGTTTACAAAAACATCAGAAAATACATACTGATGTGAGAGAGTACATGTGCTTTGAGGGTGGGAAGACTTTTATTTCAGGGAGCGATTTTAAAAAACACCAGAGAATTCACACCGGAGAAAAACATTACAAGTGTTCAGACAACGACAAAAAAATTAGTCTTTCATCATCTCTGAAAACACACAAGAGGATCCACATGGGAGAAAAAcattacaagtgttcacactgtgacaagagattcagtgatTCATCATCTCTGAAAAGACATGAGATGATCCACACGGGAGAAAAAcattacaagtgttcacactgtgacaagagattcaatgTGTCAGcaaatctgaaaacacatgagaggatccacactggagaaaaaccttacaagtgttcacactgtgacatgAAATTCAATGTGTCATcaaatctgaaaacacatgagaggatccacactgaagaaaaaccttacaagtgttcacactgtgacaagagattcagtctgTCATTATCTCTGAAaagacatgagaggatccacacaggagaaaaatatttcaagtgttcacactgtgacaagagattcagtcagtCATCACATCTGAAAAGACATGAGATGATCCACATGGGAGAAAAACTTTACAAATGTTCatactgtgacaagagattcaatgTGTCAGcaaatctgaaaacacatgagaggatccacactggagaaaaacatttcaagtgttcacactgtgacatgAGATTCAATGTGTCATcaaatctgaaaacacatgagaggatccacactggagaaaaaccttacaagtgttcacactgtgacaagagattcagtctgTCATCACATCTGAAaagacatgagaggatccacacaggagaaaaacatttcaagtgttcacactgtgacaagagattcagtgattcatcatctctgaaaagacatgagaggatccacacgggagaaaaacatttcaagtgttcacactgtgacaagagattcaatgTGTCAGcaaatctgaaaacacatgagaggatccacactggagaaaaacatttcaagtgttcacactgtgacaagagattcagtgtgtcatcaaatctgaaaacacatgagaggatccacactggagaaaaacattacaagtgttcacactgtgacatgAGATTCAGTGTGTCATcaaatctgaaaacacatgagaggatccacactggagaaaaacattacaagtgttcacactgtgacaagagattcagtctgTCATCGTCTCTGAAAaaacatgagaggatccacagcaGAGAGAAGCCACGTGTGTAA